In the Nicotiana tabacum cultivar K326 chromosome 16, ASM71507v2, whole genome shotgun sequence genome, one interval contains:
- the LOC142170321 gene encoding uncharacterized protein LOC142170321 encodes MGSSLFWFDNWTGLGALYFNTPDGFYIAESVNNVTDVMHTGAWDANKLTNILPGEYAKHIIDNIKPPGEQQLLDVPYWCLENGGIFSVKSAWEYLRQRKDTGAAYIKMWVKGLPFKISFFMWKVWKAKLPLDDHMKKMGYAMPSRCWCCVQPGEETLQNLFFTSFAAKKVWSYFLMHAGIKTEGLSMHQAIVKCWTLTVISRLQPIFQALPAIIMWELWKRRNSYKHGEKVTIRRVIYQRGNPGRSSIGYALRDDEGNIKYACGKGIHDTTNNEAEALAILEALKYCEEKGYNRIILQTDSLLLKNAIEGLWNVPWVIAEYLEDIAKVMSTIDVKLSHILREGNCLADHLANQALDMGNVEAHSFQELDTKGRRIVNNDKLQCSYLRVKVARQ; translated from the exons ATGGGATCTTCGCTTTTTTGGTTTGACAACTGGACTGGATTGGGAGCATTATACTTCAACACACCTGATGGCTTTTACATTGCTGAATCAGTTAACAATGTTACTGATGTTATGCATACAGGAGCTTGGGATGCAAACAAGTTAACCAACATTCTGCCTGGGGAATATGCAAAACACATTATCGACAATATCAAACCACCAGGGGAGCAACAATTGCTTGACGTACCTTACTGGTGCCTTGAGAATGGAGGAATTTTTTCAGTGAAATCAGCGTGGGAGTATTTAAGGCAGAGAAAGGACACGGGGGCAGCATACATAAAGATGTGGGTAAAAGGATTACCATTCAAGATATCGTTCTTTATGTGGAAAGTATGGAAAGCAAAACTACCACTAGACGACCATATGAAGAAAATGGGATATGCAATGCCTTCTCGATGCTGGTGCTGTGTGCAACCAGGAGAAGAAACGTTACAGAACCTTTTCTTTACTTCGTTTGCTGCGAAAAAAGTGTGGTCATACTTCCTAATGCATGCTGGAATTAAAACAGAGGGACTGTCTATGCACCAGGCAATTGTGAAGTGCTGGACACTTACAGTAATATCAAGATTGCAGCCAATTTTTCAAGCACTTCCTGCCATCATTATGTGGGAGCTGTGGAAGAGAAGAAATAGTTACAAACATGGGGAAAAAGTGACGATTAGACGGGTGATTTATCAG AGAGGAAATCCGGGCAGGAGCTCAATTGGATATGCACTTCGAGATGATGAAGGCAATATAAAGTATGCATGTGGAAAGGGGATACATGACACAACAAACAATGAGGCAGAGGCATTGGCAATTTTGGAAGCTCTAAAATACTGTGAGGAGAAAGGATACAATAGAATTATTTTGCAAACAGATTCGCTACTCTTGAAAAACGCTATAGAAGGATTGTGGAATGTTCCTTGGGTCATTGCAGAATATCTAGAAGATATTGCAAAGGTCATGTCAACGATTGATGTGAAGCTATCACATATCTTGAGAGAAGGGAATTGCTTGGCAGACCATCTGGCAAATCAAGCACTTGACATGGGCAATGTCGAAGCACATAGTTTTCAAGAACTGGATACAAAAGGAAGGAGAATTGTCAATAACGACAAATTACAATGCTCATATCTAAGGGTGAAAGTTGCGAGACAATAA